A part of Ptychodera flava strain L36383 chromosome 11, AS_Pfla_20210202, whole genome shotgun sequence genomic DNA contains:
- the LOC139144067 gene encoding uncharacterized protein: protein MSSAIPGTNLNGRKPEELTIPELKRWLRCRKGASLRGNKRELVERVYLYIGHGWDDQYLFDPDGEHSTEANHVPVSTNTVESLLTYPPAGGWTRNLSSLPDLTDSSIFDYFISKCDNCLSTARKHRDSGWNFYKSNHVRNIFLHDSEDQTALLIKSMVVKSYAKTDKPVPLSKQYSTLIIVHKDTGKILGGKCVCKAGVGGYCKHVAATVFSVMDFQRCGLNEIPETTTSTEKLQTHHHPSVYGNTAVKFDSIDWIKYDYERDCNSDKIYRPRKRKDDYNACPTEEKTVTKDKVQKLADFLSACARSTHLVEILYSNNCEPPSHNTHQVQVDKSCTVKGVLQGNTDDNSVILV from the exons ATGTCGTCTGCAATCCCTGGTACAAACTTAAATGGTCGCAAACCTGAAGAATTGACCATTCCAGAATTGAAGAGGTGGCTCAGATGCAGGAAAGGTGCAAGTCTACGAGGGAACAAGCGAGAACTTGTTGAAAg AGTGTACCTGTATATTGGTCATGGATGGGATGACCAATACCTATTTGATCCTGATGGAGAACATAGTACTGAAGCTAACCATGTACCAGTCTCAACAAACACTGTGGAGTCTTTGCTGACATACCCTCCAGCAGGTGGATGGACCAGGAATCTGAGTAGTCTTCCTGACCTCACAGATAGCAgcatttttgattattttatttccAAGTGTGACAACTGCCTCAGTACAGCTAGGAAACACAGGGACAGTGGGTGGAACTTTTACAAAAGTAACCATGTCAGGAACATTTTCTTACATGACAGTGAAGACCAAACAGCTCTACTTATAAAGTCAATGGTTGTTAAGTCATATGCAAAGACTGACAAACCAGTGCCTCTAAGTAAACAGTACTCCACCTTAATTATAGTTCATAAGGACACCGGTAAAATACTAGGTGGTAAATGTGTTTGTAAGGCAGGTGTGGGTGGGTATTGTAAACATGTGGCTGCCACTGTTTTTTCTGTTATGGATTTTCAAAGATGTGGTTTGAATGAGATACCTGAAACTACAACAAGCACTGAGAAATTACAAACCCACCACCACCCTAGTGTTTATGGCAACACAGCTGTCAAATTTGACTCAATTGATTGGATAAAGTATGACTATGAACGAGACTGCAATTCAGATAAAATATACCGACCTCGGAAAAGAAAAGATGATTACAACGCATGCCCAACAGAagagaaaactgtgacaaaGGACAAAGTTCAAAAACTTGCAGACTTTTTAAGTGCCTGTGCAAGATCCACCCATCTTGTTGAGATATTGTACTCTAATAATTGTGAGCCTCCCAGTCATAATACACACCAAGTTCAGGTTGACAAATCATGCACAGTGAAAGGTGTTTTGCAAGGAAATACAGATGATAATTCTGTGATACTGGTGTGA